One part of the Magallana gigas chromosome 5, xbMagGiga1.1, whole genome shotgun sequence genome encodes these proteins:
- the LOC105342683 gene encoding serine-rich adhesin for platelets isoform X2, with product MISYHKIYMSPVQSSNLQSQLCGLWKKQKLCDAVIKSDKMSVMAHRLVLAASCPMLQSMENYSFGSLLEIRVESDMTKESVMAFLQYLYEGYLMLTEENYIYVENLARSMHIDSIVSCCKDFSKSILSSRSKNHGRTDKADFKHVRKTNLLTVVLDSSQKQPYESCDSDFSKSLKQPSSDHCSSESITFKQVSPLCATQSQGGGMGGTVLKQGPSTSDQSESYLTSSNMVSANVNTKKASGEGVIFFANANFKEGSSTSLSSTGPRPVPSSRHGSQLNGCPLARIISNDHSPQTIESSNSELGKKTKQAEPYPVLLKQVPKPHKFLSGDSSRVSESCAGIDQNNEQPVLSPSSSIQQIDIHLNESSKESIEKSNSQTHTSASSSAMSTKPSAEADHSIVKMELEDSIIHTDEGMFLSTAQRDETQTSQSSSLHDKPSMSSESSSSQDEMSSSSVNAKGLEKVKRRNIAGRVYVSGMPTGIDFRKKVIDYMERNGARRGEYPILRGLRKKAALHFKVCPTTITNFWAQYCKEGCVKTPVRVNQGRKRKLSQEDIEYIQFLKQSKPSMQLSDVRNELLKKSNLKKTVCLATIYRTLEELNMTSKKKSKEEREQTISTE from the exons ATGATTAGCTATCACAAGATCTATATGAGCCCTGTGCAGTCCAGCAACCTGCAGTCTCAGCTGTGTGGGCTGTGGAAGAAACAGAAGTTGTGTGATGCTGTCATCAAGTCAGACAAAATGTCTGTAATG GCACACAGATTGGTTCTAGCTGCTTCCTGTCCCATGCTACAGTCAATGGAAAATTATTCATTTGGATCTTTGTTAGAAATCCGAGTAGAATCCGACATGACAAAGGAATCTGTGATGGCTTTCCTTCAATATCTTTATGAAGGTTACCTTATGTTGACAGAAGAAAACTACATTTATGTTGAAAATTTGGCTCGCTCAATGCATATTGACAGTATAGTTAGTTGTTGCAAAGACTTTAGCAAGAGCATATTGTCATCACGCTCTAAAAATCATGGACGTACTGACAAGGCTGACTTCAAGCATGTTCGAAAAACAAACTTATTGACAGTGGTATTAGATTCTTCACAGAAACAGCCATATGAAAGTTGTGACAGTGATTTTTCAAAAAGCTTAAAACAGCCATCATCTGATCATTGTAGCAGTGAAAGTATTACTTTTAAGCAAGTATCTCCACTTTGTGCGACCCAGTCACAGGGTGGTGGAATGGGAGGTACTGTGTTAAAACAAGGTCCTTCCACATCTGATCAATCAGAGTCATATCTAACTTCTTCTAACATGGTGTCCGCTAATGTTAACACAAAAAAAGCCTCAGGTGAAGGAGTGATTTTCTTTGCCAATGCAAATTTTAAGGAAGGTAGCTCCACTTCTTTGAGCTCTACAGGGCCTCGACCTGTTCCGTCGTCTAGGCATGGCAGTCAATTGAATGGATGTCCCCTTGCTCGTATTATCTCTAATGATCATTCACCGCAGACGATTGAGTCATCCAATTCTGAGCTTGGGAAAAAGACAAAACAAGCTGAACCTTATCCTGTTTTGTTAAAGCAAGTCCCAAAGCCACATAAGTTCCTCTCTGGTGATTCCTCTAGAGTGAGTGAATCATGTGCTGGCATTGACCAGAACAATGAACAACCAGTTCTCAGTCCGAGTTCATCTATACAGCAGATAGATATCCATTTAAATGAGTCTTCAAAAGAATCTATTGAAAAATCAAACAG TCAGACACACACTTCTGCTAGTAGCAGTGCTATGAGTACCAAACCTAGCGCTGAGGCAGACCACAGTATTGTTAAAATGGAACTGGAAGACAGCATCATCCATACAGATGAGGGGATGTTTTTGTCAACAGCTCAGAGAGATGAAACCCAAACAAGTCAGTCCAGCTCCTTACATGATAAACCCTCAATGTCATCAGAAAGCAGCTCAAGTCAAGATGAAATGTCCTCAAGTTCAGTCAATGCAAAAG gCTTGGAAAAAGTCAAAAGAAGAAATATTGCAGGAAGGGTGTATGTGAGTGGAATGCCAACAGGAATCGACTTTCGAAAAAAAGTAATAGACTACATGGAAAGGAATGGTGCGCGGCGTGGTGAATACCCTATACTCAGAGGACTGCGAAAAAAAGCAGCTCTTCACTTTAAAGTATGCCCCACCACAATAACTAATTTTTGGGCCCAGTATTGTAAAGAAGGATGTGTAAAAACTCCAGTTCGTGTTAATCAAGGAAGAAAAAGGAAATTGTCGCAAGAAGATATTGAGTACATCCAGTTCCTGAAACAATCAAAACCATCAATGCAGTTGTCAGATGTTAGAAATGaattactgaagaaatcaaatttgaaaaagacaGTGTGCTTAGCTACTATTTATAGAACACTAGAAGAGTTGAATATGACcagtaaaaagaaatcaaaagaaGAAAGAGAACAGACTATCTCCACAGAATAA
- the LOC105342683 gene encoding serine-rich adhesin for platelets isoform X1 has product MISYHKIYMSPVQSSNLQSQLCGLWKKQKLCDAVIKSDKMSVMAHRLVLAASCPMLQSMENYSFGSLLEIRVESDMTKESVMAFLQYLYEGYLMLTEENYIYVENLARSMHIDSIVSCCKDFSKSILSSRSKNHGRTDKADFKHVRKTNLLTVVLDSSQKQPYESCDSDFSKSLKQPSSDHCSSESITFKQVSPLCATQSQGGGMGGTVLKQGPSTSDQSESYLTSSNMVSANVNTKKASGEGVIFFANANFKEGSSTSLSSTGPRPVPSSRHGSQLNGCPLARIISNDHSPQTIESSNSELGKKTKQAEPYPVLLKQVPKPHKFLSGDSSRVSESCAGIDQNNEQPVLSPSSSIQQIDIHLNESSKESIEKSNSQTHTSARSSAMSTKPSAEADHSTVKMELEDSIIHTDEGMFLSSAQRGETQTSQPHNFLSGDFSRVSESCAGIDQNNEQPVLSPSSSIQQLDIHLNESIEKSNSQTHTSASSSAMSTKPSAEADHSIVKMELEDSIIHTDEGMFLSTAQRDETQTSQSSSLHDKPSMSSESSSSQDEMSSSSVNAKGLEKVKRRNIAGRVYVSGMPTGIDFRKKVIDYMERNGARRGEYPILRGLRKKAALHFKVCPTTITNFWAQYCKEGCVKTPVRVNQGRKRKLSQEDIEYIQFLKQSKPSMQLSDVRNELLKKSNLKKTVCLATIYRTLEELNMTSKKKSKEEREQTISTE; this is encoded by the exons ATGATTAGCTATCACAAGATCTATATGAGCCCTGTGCAGTCCAGCAACCTGCAGTCTCAGCTGTGTGGGCTGTGGAAGAAACAGAAGTTGTGTGATGCTGTCATCAAGTCAGACAAAATGTCTGTAATG GCACACAGATTGGTTCTAGCTGCTTCCTGTCCCATGCTACAGTCAATGGAAAATTATTCATTTGGATCTTTGTTAGAAATCCGAGTAGAATCCGACATGACAAAGGAATCTGTGATGGCTTTCCTTCAATATCTTTATGAAGGTTACCTTATGTTGACAGAAGAAAACTACATTTATGTTGAAAATTTGGCTCGCTCAATGCATATTGACAGTATAGTTAGTTGTTGCAAAGACTTTAGCAAGAGCATATTGTCATCACGCTCTAAAAATCATGGACGTACTGACAAGGCTGACTTCAAGCATGTTCGAAAAACAAACTTATTGACAGTGGTATTAGATTCTTCACAGAAACAGCCATATGAAAGTTGTGACAGTGATTTTTCAAAAAGCTTAAAACAGCCATCATCTGATCATTGTAGCAGTGAAAGTATTACTTTTAAGCAAGTATCTCCACTTTGTGCGACCCAGTCACAGGGTGGTGGAATGGGAGGTACTGTGTTAAAACAAGGTCCTTCCACATCTGATCAATCAGAGTCATATCTAACTTCTTCTAACATGGTGTCCGCTAATGTTAACACAAAAAAAGCCTCAGGTGAAGGAGTGATTTTCTTTGCCAATGCAAATTTTAAGGAAGGTAGCTCCACTTCTTTGAGCTCTACAGGGCCTCGACCTGTTCCGTCGTCTAGGCATGGCAGTCAATTGAATGGATGTCCCCTTGCTCGTATTATCTCTAATGATCATTCACCGCAGACGATTGAGTCATCCAATTCTGAGCTTGGGAAAAAGACAAAACAAGCTGAACCTTATCCTGTTTTGTTAAAGCAAGTCCCAAAGCCACATAAGTTCCTCTCTGGTGATTCCTCTAGAGTGAGTGAATCATGTGCTGGCATTGACCAGAACAATGAACAACCAGTTCTCAGTCCGAGTTCATCTATACAGCAGATAGATATCCATTTAAATGAGTCTTCAAAAGAATCTATTGAAAAATCAAACAG TCAGACACACACTTCTGCCAGGAGCAGTGCTATGAGTACCAAACCAAGTGCTGAGGCGGACCACAGTACTGTTAAAATGGAACTGGAAGACAGCATCATCCATACAGATGAGGGGATGTTTTTGTCATCAGCACAGAGAGGTGAAACCCAAACAAGTCAGCCACATAATTTTCTCTCTGGTGATTTCTCTAGAGTGAGTGAATCATGTGCTGGCATTGACCAGAACAATGAACAACCAGTTCTCAGTCCAAGTTCATCTATACAGCAGCTAGATATCCATCTAAATGAGTCTATTGAAAAATCAAACAG TCAGACACACACTTCTGCTAGTAGCAGTGCTATGAGTACCAAACCTAGCGCTGAGGCAGACCACAGTATTGTTAAAATGGAACTGGAAGACAGCATCATCCATACAGATGAGGGGATGTTTTTGTCAACAGCTCAGAGAGATGAAACCCAAACAAGTCAGTCCAGCTCCTTACATGATAAACCCTCAATGTCATCAGAAAGCAGCTCAAGTCAAGATGAAATGTCCTCAAGTTCAGTCAATGCAAAAG gCTTGGAAAAAGTCAAAAGAAGAAATATTGCAGGAAGGGTGTATGTGAGTGGAATGCCAACAGGAATCGACTTTCGAAAAAAAGTAATAGACTACATGGAAAGGAATGGTGCGCGGCGTGGTGAATACCCTATACTCAGAGGACTGCGAAAAAAAGCAGCTCTTCACTTTAAAGTATGCCCCACCACAATAACTAATTTTTGGGCCCAGTATTGTAAAGAAGGATGTGTAAAAACTCCAGTTCGTGTTAATCAAGGAAGAAAAAGGAAATTGTCGCAAGAAGATATTGAGTACATCCAGTTCCTGAAACAATCAAAACCATCAATGCAGTTGTCAGATGTTAGAAATGaattactgaagaaatcaaatttgaaaaagacaGTGTGCTTAGCTACTATTTATAGAACACTAGAAGAGTTGAATATGACcagtaaaaagaaatcaaaagaaGAAAGAGAACAGACTATCTCCACAGAATAA